A region of Geobacillus sp. 46C-IIa DNA encodes the following proteins:
- a CDS encoding zinc-dependent alcohol dehydrogenase, whose protein sequence is MKAVTYQGIKDIAVKQMPDPKILKDDDIIVKITSTAICGSDLHLVHGMIPNMPEEFIIGHEPMGIVEEVGPAVTKVKKGDRVVVPFTIACGQCWYCQHGLESQCDASNPNGESGAYFGYSETFGGYPGGQAEYLRVPFANFTPFVVPDDCELEDEKLLFLSDIIPTAFWGVDEAGVKDGDTVVVLGCGPVGLLTQKFAWLKGAKRVIAVDYIDYRLEHAKKTNKVETINFTEYENTGEYIKEITGGGADVVIDCVGLDGKMTPLELIGSALKLQGGAMGAIVIASQAVRKGGTIQLVGVYGSRYNQFPLGDLFSRNITLKMGQAPVIHYIPTLYGWIVEGKFDPTDMITHRLPLDEAQYAYEIFDEKKDGCIKVVLKP, encoded by the coding sequence ATGAAAGCGGTCACATACCAAGGCATTAAAGATATCGCGGTGAAACAAATGCCAGATCCGAAAATTTTGAAGGATGATGATATTATTGTAAAAATCACAAGCACCGCCATTTGCGGCTCTGATCTTCATTTAGTGCACGGCATGATCCCGAACATGCCGGAAGAGTTTATCATCGGCCATGAGCCGATGGGCATCGTCGAGGAAGTCGGGCCGGCGGTGACGAAAGTCAAAAAAGGCGATCGTGTCGTCGTGCCGTTTACGATTGCCTGTGGGCAATGCTGGTATTGCCAGCACGGGCTTGAGAGCCAATGTGACGCGTCAAACCCGAACGGCGAGTCGGGGGCGTATTTCGGCTATTCCGAAACATTTGGCGGCTACCCGGGCGGGCAAGCTGAATATTTGCGCGTACCGTTTGCCAACTTCACCCCGTTTGTCGTTCCGGACGATTGTGAATTGGAAGATGAAAAATTATTGTTTTTGTCCGACATTATTCCGACCGCGTTTTGGGGCGTCGACGAAGCGGGAGTGAAAGACGGCGACACAGTCGTCGTGCTCGGCTGCGGGCCGGTCGGGCTGTTGACGCAAAAATTCGCTTGGCTGAAAGGAGCGAAGCGCGTCATTGCTGTCGATTACATTGATTACCGGCTTGAGCACGCGAAAAAGACGAATAAAGTAGAGACGATCAACTTTACCGAATACGAAAACACCGGTGAATACATTAAGGAGATCACCGGCGGCGGGGCTGATGTGGTCATCGATTGCGTCGGCCTAGACGGAAAAATGACCCCGCTTGAGCTAATCGGCTCGGCGCTGAAGCTGCAAGGGGGCGCGATGGGGGCGATCGTCATCGCCTCGCAGGCGGTGCGCAAGGGCGGAACGATCCAGCTTGTCGGAGTGTATGGCTCCCGTTACAACCAGTTTCCACTTGGCGATCTATTTTCACGCAACATTACGCTGAAAATGGGGCAGGCGCCGGTCATTCATTACATTCCGACGCTGTATGGGTGGATTGTCGAAGGAAAGTTTGACCCGACGGATATGATTACGCATCGCCTTCCACTCGATGAGGCACAATATGCGTATGAAATTTTCGATGAAAAGAAAGACGGTTGCATCAAAGTGGTGCTGAAGCCGTAA
- a CDS encoding MFS transporter yields MEWTMRLPRQAGRRMGRGWTAAALASIPLVMTLGNSMLIPVLPVMERQLGITPLQSSLLITMYSVVAILFIPIAGYVSDRIGRKNVIIPSLLLAAVGGGMAGWAAWRMDDPYGWIIAGRMLQGLGAAGAFPIVLPLVGDLFPDEEEASRCLGTIETANTFGKVLSPILGAMLAGIVWFLPFFSFPVFCLLSAAMMAWSIQAPARRERPLPFRDFVAAVKVIFRREGRWLAAVFAIGGLLMLVLFAFLFFLSSRLEEVYHIDGVRKGWVLAIPLGALCFASFAAGRLIGGRKERMKWGAVAGCVLSAAALLLVPLYPSLFLWLALFSAAGIGIGAALPCLDALITEGIEKKERGTVTSVYSSLRFIGVAVGPPLAAWLMKSGVASLLFLLSALALVGGGLAFWLIHPEMDGGKENESGHIPRH; encoded by the coding sequence ATGGAATGGACGATGCGGCTGCCGAGACAGGCGGGAAGGCGGATGGGGCGGGGGTGGACGGCGGCCGCGCTCGCCTCGATCCCGTTAGTGATGACGCTTGGCAATTCCATGCTCATCCCGGTGCTGCCGGTGATGGAGCGGCAGCTCGGCATTACGCCGCTGCAGTCAAGCTTGCTGATTACGATGTATTCCGTGGTGGCGATTTTGTTCATTCCAATCGCGGGATATGTAAGCGATCGCATTGGAAGAAAGAACGTGATCATTCCGAGCCTGTTGTTGGCTGCAGTTGGCGGAGGGATGGCTGGATGGGCGGCCTGGCGGATGGATGACCCATACGGGTGGATCATTGCTGGGCGCATGCTGCAAGGACTGGGGGCGGCCGGGGCCTTCCCGATCGTGCTGCCTCTTGTCGGCGATTTGTTTCCAGACGAAGAGGAGGCGAGCCGCTGTTTAGGGACGATCGAAACGGCGAACACATTCGGCAAAGTGCTAAGCCCGATTCTCGGGGCAATGCTGGCTGGCATCGTTTGGTTTTTGCCGTTTTTTTCGTTCCCTGTCTTTTGCCTGCTATCGGCAGCGATGATGGCTTGGTCCATCCAGGCGCCGGCGCGTCGGGAGCGTCCGTTGCCGTTTCGGGACTTTGTGGCGGCGGTGAAAGTGATTTTCCGACGTGAAGGGCGCTGGCTTGCTGCTGTTTTTGCGATTGGCGGTCTGCTCATGCTGGTGTTGTTTGCCTTTTTATTTTTTCTTTCGAGCCGCCTTGAAGAGGTTTATCACATCGACGGGGTGAGGAAAGGATGGGTGCTTGCCATCCCGCTCGGGGCGCTCTGTTTCGCCTCGTTTGCCGCCGGGAGGCTGATTGGCGGCCGGAAAGAGCGAATGAAATGGGGGGCGGTCGCGGGTTGCGTTTTGTCCGCCGCCGCGTTGCTCCTCGTTCCCCTTTATCCGTCCCTCTTCCTTTGGCTGGCGTTGTTTTCCGCCGCCGGCATCGGCATCGGCGCCGCCCTTCCGTGTTTGGACGCCTTGATTACAGAGGGAATTGAGAAAAAGGAACGCGGGACGGTGACATCGGTTTATAGCTCGCTTCGCTTTATCGGGGTGGCCGTCGGTCCGCCGTTGGCGGCGTGGCTCATGAAAAGCGGTGTCGCCTCGCTCCTTTTCTTGCTTAGTGCGCTGGCGCTCGTCGGCGGGGGGCTTGCCTTTTGGCTGATACATCCAGAAATGGACGGAGGGAAAGAAAATGAAAGCGGTCACATACCAAGGCATTAA
- a CDS encoding carbohydrate ABC transporter permease: protein MKRKIGIGKALLYVVLVVYAIITLIPFLWALSSSFKTLEEIVSGTMSFVPKQFTLDNYKQIFVEQELFPRWLLNSVIIAAAVTVLNLLFNSMAGYALARLQFPGRKPLFLIILAVLMIPAQVTMIPNYLILKQLGWLNSYQGMIVPTMINATFIFMMRQFFINFPRELEEAAELDGLGRLGIFFRIVLPLARPALAAQAIFVFMGSWNDFMRPLIILSDPQLFTLPLGLNSFKGQYISYWNYIMAASMVFTLPVLVIYTFFNRYFIKGISFTGGK from the coding sequence ATGAAAAGAAAAATAGGGATTGGGAAAGCGTTATTGTATGTTGTGCTTGTCGTGTATGCGATCATTACGCTTATTCCATTTTTATGGGCGCTGTCTTCCTCGTTTAAGACCCTTGAGGAAATTGTCAGCGGGACAATGTCGTTCGTTCCAAAACAGTTCACACTTGATAATTACAAGCAAATTTTTGTTGAGCAGGAGCTGTTTCCACGTTGGTTGTTAAACAGTGTCATCATTGCCGCGGCAGTGACCGTGCTCAACTTATTGTTTAACTCCATGGCCGGCTATGCGTTAGCGCGGCTGCAGTTTCCCGGGAGAAAGCCATTGTTTTTGATTATTTTGGCCGTCTTAATGATTCCAGCGCAAGTGACGATGATTCCGAACTATTTGATTTTAAAACAGCTCGGCTGGCTAAACTCGTATCAAGGAATGATCGTGCCGACGATGATTAATGCTACGTTTATTTTCATGATGAGGCAGTTTTTCATCAATTTTCCAAGAGAGCTAGAAGAGGCTGCAGAGCTTGACGGCCTTGGCCGACTCGGAATCTTTTTCCGAATCGTGCTGCCCCTTGCCCGCCCGGCGTTGGCCGCTCAAGCCATTTTCGTCTTCATGGGTTCGTGGAACGATTTCATGCGTCCGCTCATTATTTTGTCTGACCCGCAATTGTTTACATTGCCACTTGGCCTGAACAGCTTCAAAGGACAATACATTAGCTATTGGAACTACATCATGGCCGCTTCAATGGTGTTTACCTTGCCGGTGCTGGTCATTTATACGTTTTTCAATCGCTATTTCATTAAAGGAATTTCGTTCACGGGTGGGAAATAA
- a CDS encoding carbohydrate ABC transporter permease, producing MKQTLTKKMWRETGSAYLFLSPALFVLLLFIIGPIVFAVFLAFHKVQLLGTTSFEFVGLDNFARIADDTRAKIALWNTLKYVAIVVPCQTILALVLAATLNAGLKGEKFFRIVYFLPTLTSSAVLTLIFMWMYNQNGLINHVLEAVGLPTYNWLGDPDVALNAIMIMNIWSTAPYFMVIYLAALQDIPDSLYEAAELDGADAWQKFWHVTVPYLRPVTSFVVVMGLIGTFQLFDQSYIFSAGSGGPNNSTLTVVLLIYQYAFKTLGTMGYAAALAFALAIIILIATLLQRKLSKEESLY from the coding sequence ATGAAGCAGACATTGACGAAAAAAATGTGGCGGGAAACAGGATCGGCTTATTTATTCTTATCTCCGGCTTTATTTGTGCTTCTTTTATTCATTATCGGTCCGATCGTGTTCGCAGTTTTTTTGGCATTTCATAAAGTGCAATTGTTAGGGACGACATCGTTCGAGTTTGTTGGACTCGATAACTTCGCCCGCATAGCTGACGATACCCGAGCGAAAATCGCGCTCTGGAATACGTTAAAATATGTAGCGATTGTCGTTCCGTGCCAAACGATTTTAGCCCTTGTGTTAGCTGCTACTTTAAACGCCGGGCTGAAAGGGGAAAAATTTTTCCGCATCGTTTACTTTTTGCCAACTTTGACTTCTTCGGCAGTATTGACACTCATTTTCATGTGGATGTACAACCAAAACGGGTTAATTAACCATGTGCTTGAAGCGGTTGGACTGCCGACGTACAATTGGCTCGGCGACCCGGACGTCGCTTTGAATGCGATTATGATCATGAACATTTGGTCAACGGCTCCGTACTTTATGGTCATTTATTTGGCGGCATTGCAAGATATTCCTGATTCCTTGTACGAAGCAGCGGAATTAGACGGAGCTGACGCCTGGCAAAAGTTTTGGCACGTCACTGTCCCGTATTTGCGTCCGGTCACATCGTTTGTCGTAGTCATGGGGCTGATCGGCACTTTCCAATTGTTTGACCAATCGTACATTTTCTCAGCCGGTTCTGGCGGACCGAACAACTCTACGTTAACCGTTGTGCTTCTCATTTACCAATATGCGTTCAAAACGTTAGGAACGATGGGGTATGCTGCTGCGTTGGCGTTTGCGTTAGCCATCATTATTTTAATCGCGACATTGCTCCAGCGAAAGCTATCGAAAGAGGAGTCCCTTTATTGA
- a CDS encoding ABC transporter substrate-binding protein produces MGKTKWIAALGITTMLFGSVLAGCGGDEKSEQANGGSKQGEKVEVTLAGWGGNPSEQKLLQQTLDDFEKKHPNIKVKYEVIADQYMDVIKTRLAGGQGPDVFYLDAFEAPALIETGALEPLDKYVTDEFDVNDFEKPMLDAFKGEDGKIYGFPKDYSTLALFYNKKMFEEAGIEVPKTWDELREAAKKLTKGKDVYGFGVAPELARLYYIAESKGGKVVTDNKASFADSKVVEALQPIVDMHLKDKTAAQPNEVGATWGGEMFGQGKAAMVIEGNWAIPFLQDTFPNLEFGTAEIPTINGKKATMAYTVAYVMNKDSQKKEAAWELISYLTGKEGMKTWTSKGYALPTRKSVAAELGFDKDPLRAPLVAGAPYATVWQNGTNLPIIVNNFNNQFVSAFLGERPLADALKEAEKTANSEIESR; encoded by the coding sequence ATGGGCAAAACAAAATGGATAGCGGCGCTAGGCATTACGACGATGCTGTTTGGGAGTGTATTGGCCGGTTGCGGCGGCGATGAGAAAAGTGAGCAGGCAAACGGAGGAAGCAAGCAAGGCGAGAAAGTGGAAGTCACGTTAGCCGGCTGGGGGGGCAACCCAAGCGAGCAAAAGTTGCTGCAACAAACGCTTGATGACTTTGAGAAAAAACATCCGAATATTAAAGTTAAATATGAGGTAATCGCCGATCAGTATATGGATGTCATTAAAACCCGTTTAGCGGGGGGACAAGGGCCCGACGTGTTTTATCTCGATGCGTTTGAAGCCCCGGCTCTGATTGAAACAGGAGCGCTCGAGCCGCTCGACAAATATGTGACCGATGAGTTTGATGTAAACGATTTTGAAAAGCCGATGCTCGATGCATTTAAGGGGGAAGATGGGAAAATTTATGGTTTCCCAAAAGATTATTCGACGTTAGCCTTGTTTTACAATAAAAAAATGTTTGAAGAGGCAGGCATCGAAGTGCCGAAAACGTGGGATGAGCTGAGAGAAGCAGCGAAAAAGCTGACGAAAGGGAAAGACGTATACGGGTTTGGCGTTGCCCCAGAATTGGCCCGTCTATACTATATCGCCGAGTCAAAAGGCGGCAAAGTCGTCACGGACAACAAAGCAAGCTTTGCTGATTCAAAGGTGGTCGAAGCGCTCCAACCGATCGTCGATATGCACTTGAAAGATAAAACGGCGGCCCAGCCGAACGAAGTCGGAGCAACATGGGGCGGCGAGATGTTCGGCCAAGGCAAGGCTGCTATGGTCATTGAAGGCAACTGGGCGATTCCGTTTTTGCAAGATACATTCCCGAATCTAGAATTCGGAACGGCGGAAATCCCAACGATCAACGGCAAAAAGGCAACGATGGCGTATACGGTAGCCTATGTGATGAATAAAGATTCACAAAAGAAAGAAGCAGCTTGGGAACTCATCTCGTATTTGACCGGGAAAGAGGGCATGAAAACGTGGACAAGCAAGGGCTACGCTTTGCCGACACGCAAATCGGTCGCTGCTGAACTTGGATTTGATAAAGATCCGTTGCGGGCCCCATTAGTGGCCGGAGCGCCGTACGCTACCGTATGGCAAAACGGAACGAACTTGCCGATTATTGTCAACAACTTCAATAACCAGTTTGTCAGTGCCTTCTTAGGGGAGCGCCCGCTTGCTGACGCATTGAAAGAAGCAGAAAAAACGGCGAACAGCGAAATCGAAAGCAGATAA
- a CDS encoding amylo-alpha-1,6-glucosidase, with amino-acid sequence MDYRVIKENDLFLLTDREGNIPEHHPYGLGLYMKDTRFLSKWDLRINGEKPILLSSDAAENYVATILLTNPHMEKSGEVVLWRESVEIERKRFIYEDVLYETIKLKNYHPKPVQFEVSVHIDADFADMFIVRGFQTGEVGKRTEKTMGHRSLTFGYVGADGIKRATRVAWDRPEKAVFEYGEISFHFALQHAEEQTITFAIAPHIGQEEGKQFVPLEEAFYRLKESYCRWEEKTAKVTTDDHRLERLVRRGIVDLRVLLTDLGYGPFPVAGLPWFGVPFGRDSLIAALQLLPFNHEVAKGTLLTMAHYQGKKEDPWRDEQPGKIMHEIRFGELANTNQIPFTPYYGTIDATPLFLVLLAEYVKWTGDFDLVVQLREHIDAALVWIDQYGDRDGDLFVEYHQQSSKGIANQGWKDSGDSIVHRNGEYARSPIALVEVQGYVYQAKTALADIFEHLGEPERAKELRHQAKALKERFDEQFWMEDVKFYAIALDEKKEQVGTVTSNPGHVLLSGMLNKERAEAVVRMLLSAKMFSGYGIRTMGEGEAGYNPISYHNGSVWPHDNSLTLLGLSKLGKHREAKTVIQGLIEAANYFEYDRLPELFCGYSRSVGNPVPYPVACSPQAWAAGTPLVFIQALLGLFPNALEKKIYLSPMLLDSMNMLRVENISIGGGRLSLTIRREQENFNVQIDENTTGWDVVIR; translated from the coding sequence ATGGATTACCGTGTGATCAAGGAAAATGATTTATTTTTATTAACAGACCGTGAGGGAAATATTCCAGAGCACCATCCGTACGGGCTTGGTTTATACATGAAAGACACCCGTTTTTTAAGCAAATGGGATTTGCGCATTAACGGGGAAAAACCGATTTTGCTGTCGTCTGACGCTGCGGAAAATTATGTTGCCACGATTTTGCTGACGAACCCGCATATGGAGAAAAGCGGAGAAGTGGTGTTATGGCGCGAATCGGTTGAAATTGAGCGGAAGCGCTTCATATATGAGGACGTTCTCTATGAAACGATAAAACTAAAAAACTATCACCCAAAGCCGGTACAGTTTGAAGTCAGTGTACATATCGATGCTGATTTTGCCGACATGTTTATCGTGCGGGGATTTCAGACCGGGGAAGTTGGAAAGCGGACTGAGAAGACGATGGGTCATCGTTCGTTAACGTTTGGCTATGTGGGGGCGGATGGAATCAAGCGGGCGACACGAGTCGCCTGGGATCGGCCGGAAAAAGCGGTGTTTGAATACGGAGAAATCTCTTTTCATTTTGCTCTCCAACATGCAGAAGAGCAAACCATCACATTTGCGATTGCGCCGCATATAGGCCAAGAGGAAGGGAAACAATTTGTTCCGTTAGAGGAAGCATTTTACCGCCTAAAGGAATCATACTGTCGCTGGGAGGAAAAGACAGCGAAAGTCACAACGGACGATCATCGCCTGGAGCGTCTCGTTCGCCGCGGGATCGTCGATTTGCGGGTGCTGCTGACAGACTTAGGATATGGGCCATTTCCTGTTGCCGGGCTGCCATGGTTTGGCGTGCCGTTTGGCCGTGATAGCCTGATCGCCGCACTGCAACTGTTGCCGTTCAACCATGAGGTCGCCAAAGGGACGTTGCTGACGATGGCCCACTATCAAGGGAAAAAGGAAGATCCATGGCGGGATGAGCAGCCGGGAAAAATCATGCATGAAATTCGTTTTGGCGAGCTGGCCAACACGAATCAAATTCCGTTTACCCCTTACTATGGAACGATTGATGCCACTCCACTGTTTTTAGTGCTGCTGGCTGAGTACGTAAAATGGACGGGAGATTTTGATCTTGTCGTCCAACTGCGCGAACATATTGATGCGGCGCTCGTTTGGATCGATCAGTACGGCGACCGCGACGGGGATTTGTTTGTTGAGTACCATCAGCAATCGAGCAAAGGAATCGCTAACCAAGGGTGGAAAGATTCCGGGGACTCGATTGTTCACCGGAACGGTGAATACGCCCGCTCCCCAATCGCTCTTGTCGAAGTGCAAGGGTATGTATACCAAGCGAAAACGGCGCTTGCTGATATTTTCGAGCATCTTGGCGAACCAGAGCGGGCTAAGGAGTTGCGCCATCAGGCGAAAGCGTTGAAAGAGCGGTTCGACGAGCAATTTTGGATGGAAGATGTGAAATTTTACGCCATCGCTCTAGACGAAAAGAAGGAACAAGTTGGGACGGTGACGTCAAACCCCGGACATGTGTTGTTGTCAGGAATGTTGAATAAAGAGCGGGCCGAGGCGGTTGTCCGGATGCTTTTATCTGCGAAGATGTTCTCCGGCTATGGGATTCGGACAATGGGAGAGGGTGAAGCTGGATACAATCCGATCAGTTACCATAACGGAAGCGTATGGCCGCATGACAACAGCTTGACTTTGCTTGGCCTCAGCAAGCTAGGCAAGCATCGCGAGGCGAAGACGGTGATTCAAGGGCTGATCGAGGCGGCGAACTACTTTGAGTACGACCGGCTGCCGGAACTGTTTTGCGGATACAGCCGTTCGGTCGGAAACCCGGTTCCTTACCCTGTCGCCTGCTCGCCGCAGGCATGGGCGGCAGGAACGCCGCTTGTGTTTATTCAAGCTTTACTAGGATTGTTCCCAAATGCGCTCGAAAAGAAAATTTATTTATCGCCGATGCTGCTTGATTCAATGAATATGTTACGGGTGGAAAACATCTCGATCGGCGGCGGGCGGTTGTCGTTGACCATCAGGCGTGAGCAGGAGAACTTCAACGTCCAAATCGATGAAAATACGACAGGCTGGGATGTTGTGATTCGTTAA
- a CDS encoding LacI family DNA-binding transcriptional regulator, translating to MTTIKDIAKAAGVSITTVSRALNGYSDVNENTRQKIIDIAKQLNYSPNTLARGLVMNKSKTIGLLVSGLTRDSAKDNFTFEVLAGVNEYVSEVDYDMVLFSTTSTKQREKTYTQLCRERRVDGAILQGIRTDDPYLHEVVESNIPCVLIDIPIESKTVGYVTTDNVLGAKKAVRHLIELGHKRIAMINGYEYAFVSEQRLKGFKEALLEAGLPVREYWIANGAFREEIAEQEALRLLQHYPEITAFFCASDLMALGVIKAAKRLGKQVPDDVAVIGYDDIILASYSAPSLSTIAQDKFAMGYEAAMLLIAMLEGKADSHVKILQTELKVRESTVKGIK from the coding sequence GTGACAACGATTAAAGATATCGCCAAAGCGGCAGGGGTTTCCATTACTACCGTTTCACGTGCATTAAACGGCTATTCCGATGTCAATGAAAATACGAGGCAAAAGATCATTGATATCGCTAAACAATTAAACTACAGTCCGAATACGCTCGCGCGCGGGCTTGTCATGAACAAATCGAAAACGATCGGATTGCTCGTTTCCGGACTGACAAGGGACAGCGCCAAGGACAATTTTACGTTTGAAGTGCTAGCCGGTGTTAACGAATATGTAAGTGAAGTCGATTACGATATGGTGCTGTTCAGTACGACATCGACAAAACAGCGGGAAAAAACGTACACCCAATTGTGCCGCGAGCGCCGTGTCGATGGAGCGATTTTGCAAGGAATTCGCACCGACGACCCGTACTTGCACGAGGTTGTGGAGAGTAATATCCCGTGCGTTTTAATCGATATTCCCATCGAGTCGAAGACTGTCGGCTATGTAACGACGGATAATGTACTTGGGGCGAAAAAAGCGGTGCGCCATTTAATTGAACTCGGGCATAAACGAATTGCCATGATTAACGGCTATGAATACGCCTTTGTGAGCGAACAACGGCTGAAAGGATTTAAGGAGGCGCTGCTTGAAGCTGGGTTGCCAGTGCGGGAATATTGGATTGCGAACGGGGCGTTTCGTGAAGAAATTGCCGAGCAAGAAGCGTTGCGATTGCTTCAGCACTACCCAGAAATAACGGCGTTCTTTTGCGCCAGCGATTTAATGGCATTAGGTGTGATTAAAGCGGCAAAACGGCTTGGAAAGCAGGTGCCGGATGACGTTGCGGTCATCGGTTATGATGACATTATTTTAGCTTCATATTCCGCGCCCTCGCTGTCAACAATCGCCCAAGATAAGTTCGCTATGGGATATGAAGCCGCCATGCTGCTCATCGCTATGCTGGAAGGAAAGGCGGATTCGCATGTAAAAATTTTGCAAACAGAGTTAAAAGTTCGAGAATCGACAGTCAAAGGAATCAAGTAA
- a CDS encoding alpha/beta-type small acid-soluble spore protein: MARGSNKLLVPGIEQALEQMKYEIAQEFGVQLGAGTVSRANGSVGGEITKRLVAQAQSELAGRRTE, from the coding sequence ATGGCACGTGGAAGCAACAAACTGCTTGTTCCAGGCATTGAACAAGCATTGGAACAAATGAAATACGAAATCGCCCAAGAGTTTGGCGTGCAGCTCGGGGCTGGCACTGTTTCGCGCGCCAACGGCTCCGTCGGCGGGGAAATTACGAAACGGCTCGTCGCCCAAGCGCAAAGCGAGCTGGCAGGACGGAGAACAGAATAA
- a CDS encoding anti-sigma factor domain-containing protein: MKKGIVLELDEEFVTVLTTEGEFLRVKKEGEYEVGEEIEAGAGKKTFPFHRRSFRYALVSALAAAVLLVTTWIQWPSDAVYAYMSIDINPSIEAGVDDDLHVLTLKAYNEEGKNVLAALPPWKDKPFSAVAEQIIVLSEKKGYLKEGGEVFITTVEKERDASSARKLSAELAEIQRSVADDRIVIKTANSTMEVRSRAVEQGMTTGKLLQIEKKAKPASSTSTKPNKEKGQSGNKEKKPSPAKGQKLEQPAQMKQKHGEQKPKQQKKEKQPLHERKNTDSNKESPPSDKEISPKGKNHGNARPPRPGGHYVEKKAADGRHDRSNKKDRREPANTHRQPKIIDSKTKKAE, translated from the coding sequence GTGAAGAAGGGGATTGTGCTGGAATTGGACGAAGAGTTTGTCACCGTATTGACGACCGAGGGAGAATTTCTTCGGGTGAAAAAGGAAGGGGAGTATGAAGTTGGGGAAGAGATTGAGGCAGGTGCAGGAAAAAAAACCTTTCCATTTCACCGTCGTTCGTTTCGATATGCACTGGTGAGCGCTTTGGCAGCGGCCGTGCTGCTTGTCACCACTTGGATTCAGTGGCCTTCCGACGCGGTGTACGCATATATGTCGATCGACATTAATCCGAGCATTGAAGCGGGGGTCGACGATGACCTGCACGTATTGACGTTAAAGGCATATAATGAGGAAGGAAAAAACGTGCTCGCCGCGCTCCCTCCATGGAAAGATAAACCATTTTCTGCGGTGGCGGAACAAATTATTGTATTAAGCGAAAAAAAGGGCTATTTAAAGGAAGGCGGCGAAGTGTTCATTACAACAGTGGAAAAAGAGCGTGATGCGTCCTCGGCGCGGAAGTTGTCCGCTGAGCTCGCTGAAATCCAGCGGTCGGTGGCGGACGACCGGATCGTTATCAAAACGGCGAACAGCACGATGGAAGTGCGCAGCCGGGCAGTTGAACAAGGAATGACGACCGGAAAACTATTGCAGATTGAGAAAAAAGCAAAACCGGCCTCGTCCACATCCACCAAGCCGAACAAAGAGAAAGGACAAAGCGGAAACAAGGAAAAGAAACCATCACCAGCAAAAGGGCAAAAACTAGAGCAACCGGCGCAAATGAAACAAAAGCATGGTGAACAGAAACCAAAGCAGCAGAAAAAAGAAAAACAGCCGTTGCACGAGCGAAAAAACACCGATTCAAATAAAGAAAGTCCCCCGTCGGACAAAGAGATTTCTCCGAAAGGGAAAAACCATGGGAACGCCCGTCCGCCGCGGCCGGGCGGTCATTATGTAGAGAAAAAGGCGGCGGATGGCCGGCACGACCGCAGCAACAAGAAAGATCGCCGCGAGCCGGCGAACACCCACCGCCAGCCGAAAATCATCGATTCCAAAACGAAAAAAGCCGAGTGA
- the sigI gene encoding RNA polymerase sigma factor SigI, which translates to MFGTLLKKRERTLERTVEEIQRGNEALRNELIQQYKPFIAKTVSSVCKRFIREEDDEASIGLIAFNEAIEKYAPHKGGSFLSFAELLIKRRLIDYIRKEARTRDAVWYTEDRGDGEQTAQAYLDAKLSVDEFYKQIEQEQRREEIIHYQQVLKQFGIHFHDLVEQSPKHKDARLNAIRVAQLLVEKEELLGLLFQKKQLPIKQLETMASVSRKTIERNRKYIIAVAVILAGDYIYLKDYIKGVLPS; encoded by the coding sequence ATGTTTGGCACATTATTAAAAAAGAGAGAAAGAACGCTTGAACGGACGGTTGAGGAAATTCAACGGGGGAATGAAGCGCTTCGCAACGAACTCATCCAACAATATAAGCCGTTTATCGCCAAAACGGTTTCGAGCGTGTGCAAGCGGTTCATTCGTGAAGAGGATGACGAAGCGAGCATCGGGTTGATCGCTTTTAACGAGGCGATTGAGAAATATGCGCCGCATAAAGGAGGTTCCTTCCTCTCGTTTGCCGAGCTGCTCATTAAACGGCGCCTTATCGATTACATTCGGAAAGAGGCGAGAACACGAGATGCAGTATGGTATACGGAGGATAGGGGAGACGGCGAGCAAACGGCGCAAGCGTACTTGGACGCCAAGCTCTCTGTCGATGAATTTTACAAGCAAATCGAACAGGAGCAGCGTCGGGAAGAAATCATCCATTACCAGCAAGTGCTGAAACAATTCGGCATTCATTTTCACGATTTAGTTGAACAGTCGCCAAAACATAAAGACGCCCGCCTAAACGCCATCCGCGTAGCCCAACTCCTCGTAGAGAAAGAGGAGCTGCTTGGCCTGTTGTTTCAAAAAAAACAGCTGCCGATCAAACAGTTGGAAACGATGGCGTCCGTCAGCCGCAAGACGATTGAGAGAAACAGAAAATACATTATTGCGGTCGCGGTCATTTTGGCGGGCGATTATATTTACTTAAAGGACTATATAAAAGGGGTGCTTCCATCGTGA